The Maylandia zebra isolate NMK-2024a linkage group LG7, Mzebra_GT3a, whole genome shotgun sequence genome contains a region encoding:
- the m17 gene encoding IL-6 subfamily cytokine M17: MNGHVKNMHFQQFMETAATLLSLLLLMTVDSTKTVALSTNQQCGDLLQRTLKITRIVHKESGDLIKTYKAAQGEMSELFCKVSVNDIPDPNISGLDPPARIASIYTHLQAFLPHFKRVYKQQTDLQSPGSPLLKELTRVWGRTESLASFMNTFYQSLFPNLPIPEPAGGPTTLPPAQNVFQQKVYGCVVLKTYKDFMSNVSKELRNLKSKVCTKRTPINAF, from the exons ATGAATGGTCATGTAAAGAATATGCATTTTCAGCAGTTCATGGAAACAGCAGCAA CATTACTGTCTCTCTTGCTGCTTATGACTGTTGATTCAACAAAAACTGTGGCATTAAGCACGAATCAGCAGTGTGGGGATCTCCTGCAGCGGACTTTGAAGATCACCAGAATTGTACACAAGGAATCTGGTGACCTAATCAAGACATAT AAAGCCGCTCAAGGGGAAATGTCAGAGCTCTTCTGCAAGGTGTCGGTGAACGACATCCCTGATCCCAACATCTCTGGGCTGGATCCCCCAGCAAGGATAGCAAGCATCTACACGCATCTCCAAGCTTTCCTCCCACATTTTAAACGTGTATACAAGCAGCAGACAGACTTACAATCGCCTGGCAGCCCTCTCCTGAAAGAGCTCACCAGAGTCTGGGGTCGCACTGAGAGTCTGGCCAGTTTCATGAACACATTTTATCAGAGCCTCTTCCCGAACCTGCCCATACCTGAGCCGGCAGGGGGGCCGACAACACTACCACCAGCTCAGAACGTCTTCCAGCAGAAGGTGTACGGCTGCGTGGTCCTGAAGACCTACAAGGATTTCATGTCAAACGTTTCCAAAGAACTGAGGAATCTAAAAAGCAAAGTGTGCACGAAGAGGACACCAATCAATGCATTCTGA